One stretch of Fictibacillus sp. b24 DNA includes these proteins:
- a CDS encoding ABC transporter permease produces the protein MKNRLSSFNGLTLVKILIYAFFGVFLLLPLVSVFLVSFTGQPINLLGSITDPNILNSTIEKFSSASFDNYEKIFTNKTYFSAVQNSLELAILVSLIVIVMCIPIAYGIARTTMPFKKTIAALCTIPLIVPTFISAYAIIIMFGRAGWVTYIYNSLGGEGMLLNPYSMAGIVLVQVFFFFPYALWPMVAAFKVSDISLEEASLNLGARNWFTFIFVTFSLAIPGVISSALLIFTVSFSDFGTPIILAPKDLNLLVVEAYREIAGFFNWGGAAILTVIMVLVAAFFFWLQHLFTKGKNYGSVSGKPKQQKLNDSKGLTRTLSVYSLVLVIIPVLAMLSIVLQSLATTWGKNPLPNGYTLSHYQTIFTSSMGNIQNSIVLALGALILSVIIATFVSYFVVRQNSSKLDFMTSIPLVVPGIAFGIALIQTFNTAPLHLTGTALLLIVAYTIRRLPYMVRSTMGTMRAIKQDIEEAAVNLGATPLTAAITIIGPLMLPGIAAGSILVFITVIKETSISILLAPADWAPMSLAIFQNILRGEYYTAAAMSVVLVIIVLILQAIANRISKNQL, from the coding sequence ATGAAGAACCGTCTCAGTTCTTTCAACGGACTTACCCTAGTAAAAATTTTAATTTATGCCTTTTTCGGTGTTTTCCTGCTGCTGCCGCTCGTTTCGGTATTCTTAGTTAGCTTCACAGGTCAGCCTATCAATTTGCTGGGGTCCATTACTGATCCAAATATCTTAAACTCTACTATTGAAAAGTTCAGTTCAGCGTCATTTGATAACTATGAAAAGATTTTTACGAACAAAACGTACTTTTCAGCGGTTCAAAATAGCTTAGAGCTCGCGATTTTAGTTTCTCTAATCGTTATCGTAATGTGTATTCCCATTGCTTATGGAATTGCGCGCACGACGATGCCTTTTAAAAAGACGATCGCAGCATTATGTACAATACCACTCATCGTTCCAACATTTATCTCGGCATACGCCATCATTATCATGTTTGGCCGCGCGGGCTGGGTGACGTATATCTACAATTCACTTGGCGGGGAAGGAATGCTGCTCAATCCTTACTCGATGGCCGGGATCGTGCTTGTACAGGTGTTCTTCTTTTTCCCGTATGCACTCTGGCCAATGGTGGCAGCGTTTAAAGTGAGTGACATCTCACTTGAGGAAGCTTCACTGAACCTAGGTGCAAGGAACTGGTTCACGTTCATTTTTGTCACGTTTTCGCTCGCGATTCCCGGTGTGATTTCGAGTGCGCTTCTTATCTTCACCGTCTCGTTCTCAGACTTTGGAACACCGATTATCCTAGCGCCAAAAGATCTGAACTTGCTGGTTGTTGAAGCGTACCGTGAAATTGCGGGATTCTTCAACTGGGGTGGAGCGGCAATTCTGACCGTCATCATGGTACTTGTCGCAGCATTCTTCTTCTGGCTGCAGCACCTTTTTACAAAAGGAAAGAACTATGGCTCTGTTTCTGGGAAACCGAAACAGCAGAAGCTCAATGATTCTAAAGGGTTAACGCGTACGCTATCGGTTTACTCGCTCGTACTTGTGATCATCCCTGTGCTTGCCATGTTATCCATAGTCCTGCAATCTCTTGCGACAACATGGGGAAAGAATCCGCTTCCGAACGGATATACACTATCACACTATCAAACCATTTTCACGAGTTCGATGGGCAACATTCAAAACTCCATCGTCCTTGCACTTGGAGCATTAATTCTAAGCGTCATCATCGCGACCTTTGTTTCGTATTTCGTAGTAAGGCAGAACTCGTCCAAGCTTGATTTTATGACGTCTATTCCGCTTGTTGTGCCAGGTATCGCGTTTGGTATCGCGCTCATTCAAACGTTTAACACGGCACCGCTTCATCTTACGGGAACGGCGCTTCTATTAATCGTCGCTTACACGATCAGAAGACTTCCGTACATGGTGCGTTCGACAATGGGTACGATGCGTGCGATTAAACAGGACATTGAAGAGGCAGCGGTTAACCTAGGTGCAACACCGTTAACAGCGGCGATTACAATCATCGGACCATTAATGCTGCCTGGAATTGCAGCTGGATCCATTCTTGTTTTTATCACCGTTATTAAAGAAACGAGTATATCTATATTATTAGCACCAGCAGACTGGGCACCGATGAGTTTAGCGATTTTCCAGAACATTTTGCGCGGTGAATATTACACAGCAGCGGCCATGTCGGTCGTTCTCGTAATCATCGTTTTAATTCTGCAAGCCATAGCAAACCGCATTTCGAAAAATCAACTATAA
- a CDS encoding HAD-IIA family hydrolase, translating to MTRGFIFDLDGTVYLDEEMIEGAAEAIAALKQRGDKVVFLTNKSISTRMDYVQKLRKLGIEVELDEVINSNFITAKFLKEALESGEAALVIGEQPLIEELADEGIPMTYDAKQAKFVVLGWDRQFSYEKINLAFQAWLNKATIIATNPDRTCPVLGGEIPDCGAMIGALEGVTGQRIESITGKPSKWMAEYVVSQVLKLHPSQCYMVGDRLETDIRMGIENGLQSVLVMTGVTNKEMLTKSLYKPSYVLDSIKEVVNL from the coding sequence TTGACTAGAGGGTTTATTTTTGATTTGGATGGAACGGTGTATTTAGATGAAGAGATGATTGAGGGAGCGGCAGAAGCGATTGCCGCCCTCAAACAGCGGGGAGATAAGGTCGTTTTTTTAACAAACAAATCCATATCCACCCGCATGGACTATGTACAAAAACTTAGAAAACTAGGCATTGAAGTCGAGTTGGATGAAGTGATCAACTCCAACTTCATTACTGCAAAATTTTTAAAAGAAGCACTAGAATCTGGTGAAGCTGCACTCGTGATAGGGGAGCAGCCACTTATTGAAGAACTGGCCGATGAAGGGATCCCGATGACGTATGACGCCAAACAAGCAAAATTCGTTGTACTCGGCTGGGACCGCCAGTTCAGCTATGAAAAAATCAATCTCGCTTTTCAAGCATGGCTAAACAAAGCGACCATTATCGCGACAAACCCTGACCGAACATGTCCTGTACTAGGAGGAGAAATCCCGGACTGCGGTGCCATGATTGGTGCACTAGAAGGAGTAACGGGTCAGCGCATTGAGTCCATTACAGGAAAACCTTCCAAATGGATGGCTGAGTATGTCGTTTCGCAAGTTCTGAAACTACATCCTTCTCAATGCTACATGGTCGGTGACCGGCTGGAGACCGATATACGCATGGGAATCGAGAATGGTCTGCAATCTGTACTCGTTATGACAGGTGTAACGAATAAAGAAATGTTAACAAAATCTTTATACAAGCCGTCCTATGTTCTTGATAGTATTAAAGAGGTAGTAAATCTATAG
- a CDS encoding glycerol-3-phosphate responsive antiterminator produces MELVNMVESQIIASIKDQKDIDKAIKSSANIAFLLTGDISTVENYINQLREAGMYIFIHLDFMEGLSNSRSAVKYIADVWKPTGIITTKINMIKYAKEEGLITIQRIFLIDRAAIQKGIEMVSSCKPDAVEVLPGLMPKVIDQLSRQLKLPLIVGGLIQEKEDILLALEAGALAVSSGDPRMWKFDL; encoded by the coding sequence ATGGAACTTGTTAATATGGTAGAATCACAGATTATCGCTTCGATTAAGGATCAGAAAGATATTGATAAGGCGATTAAAAGTTCAGCTAACATCGCTTTTCTTTTAACAGGGGACATCTCGACAGTTGAAAACTATATCAATCAATTGCGTGAAGCAGGTATGTATATTTTCATTCATCTGGACTTTATGGAGGGCCTGTCCAATTCTAGAAGTGCTGTTAAATACATTGCTGACGTGTGGAAACCAACTGGCATTATCACAACAAAAATAAACATGATTAAATATGCGAAAGAAGAAGGATTAATTACCATTCAACGAATTTTCTTAATTGATCGTGCTGCCATTCAAAAAGGGATTGAAATGGTCAGTTCGTGTAAGCCAGATGCGGTAGAAGTGCTGCCTGGCTTAATGCCAAAAGTCATTGACCAGCTGTCGCGCCAGCTCAAGCTTCCTCTAATCGTCGGTGGTCTCATTCAAGAAAAAGAGGATATCCTGTTAGCGCTTGAAGCTGGAGCGCTAGCCGTGTCGTCTGGCGATCCACGTATGTGGAAGTTTGATCTATAG
- a CDS encoding glycerophosphodiester phosphodiesterase family protein: protein MKTHSLRHLVVTSALALSLVVPQVSSPVKANDTVIVNESFDGISNGALPNGWKVVEGDGKVQDGKLVLNSPATGKPARVVVPLADDNNGNYVFEADMTFVSAVENTRWASIMYRVQKENYPYYQFAVRRGTTALNGLEFAERTEKNAWNVTETNFYREDFQYNKSYRLKVIASKNRVQQFVNGELVVDTAGASKWLDGDIGFQAAGATVQYDNVKLTSFSGDLPPVPSSGVLLPDEAPTNMINAPTLIEGSAVATYNDQTGSALLKVESRDGTLYGNDKLLKDQLNNLKTKKIPVLHIEQTGIEEAVVAALNETSTTDVQVVSSDTNIIRAIKEINPKIRGGHVYDKSALNKHDLQQIVEDVHESGSKMVMIPLKNLTADNVYYLHNRMVSVWGVGGETMADTHELLHLGVDGIVTNQPAYAVTAFSQYPERTIIQRPIVAAHRGVPSLAPENTMVGYRMAYDLGADQIETDVQITKDGHLVIMHDNTVDRTTNGTGAVDQLTLEEVRALDAGIYKGEEFAGEKVPTFKEFLQEFKGKDVVLLVELKDHGIEQQVIDEIKSEGMMDQVSMQSFYLDSMQLMNEIAPELPIGYLFSAAEPKTLDAKLKNAKKMVDYGTRNDVTLNASYGTVYAEFIKYMRQRGQMSMHWTFRAEAPFVDKLKQGLIGPITDYTQWLTASPIQLETPLKKLNLNVGKTHTVNAKAKVSYRVDQRENVETELFVANDNGVVRVNGNTIEAVAPGKAQVFVKHTFEMLGEEWNLVSEPIEVTVK from the coding sequence GTGAAAACTCATTCATTGCGTCATCTAGTTGTAACGTCTGCCTTAGCACTAAGTCTTGTGGTTCCACAAGTATCAAGTCCGGTAAAAGCGAATGACACAGTTATCGTAAACGAATCTTTTGATGGTATAAGTAACGGAGCTCTTCCAAATGGCTGGAAAGTGGTTGAAGGAGATGGAAAGGTGCAGGATGGAAAGCTTGTGTTGAATTCACCCGCAACCGGTAAACCTGCACGAGTAGTGGTACCTTTAGCAGATGATAACAATGGGAACTACGTGTTTGAAGCGGATATGACTTTTGTCTCAGCGGTAGAAAATACACGGTGGGCATCTATCATGTATCGTGTGCAAAAAGAGAACTATCCGTATTATCAGTTTGCGGTTAGACGCGGAACGACTGCGCTAAACGGACTGGAATTTGCGGAACGTACCGAAAAGAACGCCTGGAATGTTACCGAAACCAACTTTTATAGGGAGGACTTTCAGTACAATAAAAGTTATCGTCTGAAAGTAATTGCGAGCAAAAATCGTGTGCAGCAGTTTGTTAATGGAGAACTAGTAGTAGACACGGCTGGAGCATCAAAATGGCTGGATGGCGATATCGGATTCCAAGCAGCAGGAGCAACAGTTCAATACGATAATGTGAAACTGACTTCATTTAGCGGTGATTTGCCGCCGGTTCCGAGTTCAGGCGTACTTCTGCCAGATGAAGCCCCAACAAATATGATCAACGCACCGACTTTAATTGAAGGATCTGCCGTTGCGACTTACAATGATCAGACCGGATCCGCTTTATTAAAAGTCGAGTCTAGAGATGGGACTTTGTACGGAAACGATAAATTGTTAAAAGACCAGTTGAATAACCTTAAAACAAAAAAGATTCCAGTTTTACATATTGAACAGACTGGAATAGAAGAAGCAGTAGTTGCCGCTTTAAATGAGACGTCTACAACGGATGTTCAGGTCGTTTCAAGCGACACGAACATTATTAGAGCGATTAAAGAGATAAATCCGAAGATTCGCGGTGGACATGTTTATGATAAAAGTGCACTAAACAAGCATGACCTGCAGCAGATCGTGGAAGACGTTCACGAAAGTGGAAGTAAGATGGTGATGATTCCGCTTAAGAACCTAACGGCGGATAACGTTTATTACCTGCATAACCGAATGGTTTCGGTTTGGGGTGTTGGCGGTGAGACGATGGCCGATACACATGAACTGCTTCATCTAGGTGTGGATGGTATTGTAACGAACCAGCCAGCTTATGCCGTTACCGCTTTTAGTCAGTATCCTGAAAGAACCATTATTCAGCGTCCGATCGTTGCTGCTCACCGCGGTGTTCCATCACTTGCTCCTGAGAACACGATGGTTGGCTACCGCATGGCCTACGATCTAGGTGCTGATCAGATTGAAACAGATGTGCAGATCACGAAGGACGGACATTTGGTTATCATGCATGATAACACAGTTGATCGAACGACGAACGGCACAGGAGCGGTTGACCAGTTAACGTTGGAAGAGGTCCGAGCTTTGGATGCAGGGATTTATAAGGGAGAAGAATTTGCAGGTGAAAAAGTACCAACTTTTAAAGAATTCTTACAAGAGTTTAAAGGCAAAGATGTCGTGCTTTTAGTTGAACTAAAAGACCACGGGATCGAACAGCAAGTAATCGATGAAATCAAGAGTGAAGGCATGATGGATCAAGTTTCTATGCAGAGCTTTTATCTCGACAGCATGCAGCTGATGAACGAGATTGCGCCTGAGTTGCCGATTGGGTATCTGTTTTCAGCTGCTGAGCCAAAAACGTTAGATGCAAAACTAAAGAACGCCAAAAAGATGGTGGACTATGGAACAAGGAATGATGTGACGCTGAATGCCAGCTATGGAACGGTATATGCAGAGTTCATTAAGTACATGCGTCAGCGCGGTCAGATGAGTATGCACTGGACGTTCCGAGCAGAAGCACCGTTTGTGGACAAGCTGAAGCAAGGATTGATCGGGCCGATTACAGACTACACACAATGGCTAACAGCGTCACCGATTCAGCTGGAAACGCCTTTAAAGAAACTTAACCTGAATGTAGGAAAGACACACACGGTAAATGCGAAGGCGAAAGTGAGTTATCGCGTGGATCAGCGTGAAAATGTTGAGACTGAGCTGTTTGTTGCTAATGATAACGGTGTTGTGCGTGTTAATGGAAACACAATTGAAGCTGTTGCACCAGGTAAAGCACAAGTTTTTGTTAAACATACGTTTGAAATGTTGGGTGAAGAGTGGAATTTGGTCTCTGAGCCGATCGAAGTGACAGTAAAATAG